Part of the Sphaerochaeta associata genome is shown below.
CAATCATGGTATTGGAAGTCATCATGCGCTACGTGTTCAACAATTCAATCATCTGGGTGCAGGAGTTTGTCATTATGATATTCATTTGGATGGTCATGCTTGGTGGAAGTGCGGCATCTATGACCAAAACACATGTGACAATCACCACGTTCAGCCAGAGGTTGCCCGAGAAGTGGAAAGTAGTTCTTCAGGTTTTTGTCTCTGTAATCATCCTTGCTGTGTTGTTCTATCTTCTACAAACGCTACCGGCTTCAATTTCTATACAGAATAAAACTAAAACATCCTCCCTGCCATTGAATATCGGAAAGGGGCATTTCTACTCGACCCCGCTTTTTGCAGCAGTGATTTTAATGAGTATTACCGAGCTCTACTATCTCTTTTATGAAGTTAGAATGCTGTTGGGGAAAGATATACCGGAGGATTATGTACTGAAAGGGTACCAGTTTTACAAGAAAGCAATCACTGGAGGCAAGGTATGAGTTTCCTTTGGATGGTGATATTTATTTTTGTTGCAATTTTCCTGGAAGTACCCGTTGCCTTTTCTTTCATCGCTGGAACGGTAGCTTATTTGATCATGGGACAAACCTTTCCCATTACGGTGGTTGCAGGGAGACTTGGTCCCGGACTTGATAGCTTTCCTCTGCTGGCTCTGCCGCTGTTTGTATTTGCCGGGAACCTGTTGGGCGGATCGGGAATTGCGAAGCGAATATTCAGTTTTGCCAACAGTTCGGTCGGCCACATTCCTGGTGGACTCGGCCACGTAAACGTCCTTTCCAGCATCGTTTTTGCAGGAATGAGCGGAGTCGCCATGGCAGATGCAGCCGGGTTGGGCAAGATTGAGATGGAGGAGATGGAGCGGCATGGTTATCCCATTCCCTTCAGTGCTGCAATTACTGCTGCTTCGGCAACTATTGGTCCGATTATTCCTCCAAGTGGTCAGATGGTAATCATTGCTGTATTGGCGAATATTGCATTGGATAAGCTGTTTCTCGCCGGTTTCAT
Proteins encoded:
- a CDS encoding TRAP transporter small permease; the protein is MRHVKRMLELIMGVELLIGGLLIITMVAIMVLEVIMRYVFNNSIIWVQEFVIMIFIWMVMLGGSAASMTKTHVTITTFSQRLPEKWKVVLQVFVSVIILAVLFYLLQTLPASISIQNKTKTSSLPLNIGKGHFYSTPLFAAVILMSITELYYLFYEVRMLLGKDIPEDYVLKGYQFYKKAITGGKV